Below is a window of Quercus robur chromosome 6, dhQueRobu3.1, whole genome shotgun sequence DNA.
CAccataaaaatatgaaattcatAAAGTATTATTTAATATAGTGCTTCAATCAAGAACTTTTTCTAAAGTTTCCTCTAAGTGCACCCTTATAGgcaaccaaaatgaaaataatagacATTTAATCATTAACTTATATctctgaaattttgaaaaaaaaaaaaaaaatcgataaaTGAGCATGACCTTGGGAACAATTTTAGTCACAGAACATATATCATAACATATGCTAATTACCTTATTGATGGCATTTCCAAATGCGTTGTTGTAGTGATTGAGTGTCGCATTGATCTGTGATTTACTCCTTGTAGTTAGAATTCTAATGATCTCTTCATCATTGTAAGCTTTGTCCGAGATCTTCTCATGAAGTATCTTAGCCTCTGATTTTGCCATTGTCATGTTCACCTCATCCCCCTCGTATCGGAATGAGGTCACAAGAGGAACCAAAAGCTGTCAGGGAACCAGAACTAATCTATTAGCCAATGCATATTTTGCAAGCACAGAAAAGAAAGactgaaaaactgaaaaacaagtAAGATGTACAATTCATTTTAACCTCACTTTTTTAGTACTTTATAATAACTGATACCAATACCTTCTCCAAGGAATAATATCATCCATTGAATCTCCGAAAGATGCACTACCTATTATTTGCAAATTTACTAATACTGAGAGACATTGTATTTATTTGTACTCATAAACATCACCAATGTACAAAACATTCATTTGTCCAATCAATGTCTTCATTTTCTCTTAGTTCTTAACCGGCTAAGGAAGTTGCTACATCTTTCTATAAGAATAAACTTTGTTTCTCACAAACTTAAATCTAATTACTTATGACTTAAGGAGTTTTAGGCTGTACCTTGCGAAAATCTCCAGATGTATGATAtgcaacatcttcttcaagggATCTCTTAAAACGAGCATGATAAGCCTGCCTTACCACAAAGAGGTCATGTGAAGACCTAGTACAAGCTATTTCCATGACAATCCAGTTGTTTGAGGTCAACCTTTTTGTAGCCTCATTAGCCAAAAAAGCATCACGCTCAGCAGGATCCAACACCCACAGCAGCACAGTTCGCTATTTGATATTGATGCAAACAAAATGGACAATAAACAAGCATTATCATTAGCCTCTTAATTATGGCGCTAACGCAATCATTTCATAACTTCCCCTCCTACCCTAAAAATCATTTCACAACAATCACAACATTTTAGTGTGTTTGGATGAGCTTCTTTTCATTTATGGCTTATTTTGTTTAAGAATAAGCTGCGCAAAAGCACAATTGTATCTAGAAAAATGTGAGATTTCAAACGGCTACACATAAGCTAGCAGTGGAAATAAATTGACATTTTAAGcgtaaataaacaaaactagTATGTAAGCTGGCCTTTTAAGCTAAAACAAACCGAATGAGTTCATTTGTTAAGGCTTAGTGTCTATTTACTGGtagcttattttttttatcttatttagttatatacaacttatttttaactggtaagaataattttattaaaacgAGATTacttaatgaaaaataacaCAAAGTAGCCTCAAGCATTACAAATAGAAAAGTACCTACATATGAATCGACTCTACAAATAATACATACAACTTTTTAAAGCCTTAGTTTTTCTAAGTACTATTTTAATCTACTTTCAGCAATTATGCTCATCAAAATGCACactttaatttataaattagcCCAACTTATTTCATAGGTACAAGTTTTCAaagcttcaatttttattataaataaatgagTTAGTGAAAAAGCAAACCTCAAAGTCACTAGAGAGTTCTTTGTCAAGATCTTTAAGAAGATCTTCCCCATAAGTCTGAGCATAGGTCTCCCTAATTATCTTTCTCTGAGCTGCATTCCTGTGTGCCAATATCGATATGATCAATGCCTCATTCGTTCCCCATCCTGAATAGATCAACATTATCAATCAAAATCCATGCTAAATTGGATTATATATAATCAGATCagaataaaaaatcaaggaTTTATGAAGTTTAAGATTGAATAACATAAAATCTCTAATCTTAATTAACATGAATACCATAAAATCATTAGCACATTACCAGATTGGAATTGGAAAACTTAAATGTGATCATAAAACAGACAATTCAGTTTAAAGCACAGATCAAACATAGGTGTGATCAAAACGATCTGAGACAATTagaacaaaatgcaagaaatgaCATTATAAGAGTAATATCAGAATTAGTAGATAACAAAAAGATTTAGAGGTTGAAACAGACAGAGAACCTTGGAAAGCCTTTCGGAGTTGCTCAGCATCCTCGGCCGGTGAAGGAACCAATGCTGGTACTTTAACAGATGCCATTGCTGTCTTTCTCTTGcagtgtttgtgtttgtgcaaTTGAAAAGATTATGTGAGCTTGGCCTTTTATATATAACAATGAAATGAAGAGTCATTataggaataattttttttgccaaattaggacaaaaatatatattgaaatgtccgctatattttatataaatgttaCCTTGATTTACTTTTTATGGCAAGGAATTAAAAGTGTGAGTGTGAATACCTACTTGTTTATTAGACTAAATGCCACGTAATAGTAAGCAACAGTATAAAGGAAAACAGCTCAGGATTGTAAACTACATCATTACAAATTCATGCGTTACTTACGGatgaatttaaatttgaatcttATCCTCTCTGTCAGACTGGGAAAGTTCTGGGATAGTTCTGGGAAGGTTCTAGATCTCTATGACCTGAtatgaaaattattaggtactcccggaatatcataaatacatattttctctctcatatGAATGGTGGGTTCcgccatgaatttaattagtgagacccaccattcatgtgaggaGAGAGAATATATATTTACAGTACTctagaaatatataataatttccCAACCTTAATACCATTATTTGCTTCTCTTAAGGGACAAAAGTCGCATGATCTAAGGATGTCTTGATTCTCGAgcctaaacttttttttttgtttgttgctcTTGAGCCTAAACTTATGTTAAggtttaaggatttttttttttttttttttttttatgagaaatacgTGAGCTTTATAATATGAGGAAAGATAAAAAGTATCTTGAATCACTAATGACTCAATAAAAGATTGAGTTTCTTCTATCCAACTTACAAAGTTATAATTTACGATTCTAGTTTTGGTGCCTAAGAATCcgtttgaataccgcttattttgctaaaaactgaaaatactttaacaaaataatttttaaatgtgtaaatagtgtcgtgaaacccatttttaattttttttctaaataaagtaCTTATGGCCACTGAACCGTGCATAGTGTCTTCTGAAACGcatgcatcaaaaaaaaaaaaaaaaaaaaaaaggaaatgccAAACGCAAGACGTAAATGCTAGGGCTGTCCAGATCAACCCGCCACCAGCCCCACCCGCTCGGACCTGACCCAAAACCACCCGATCCGACTGCTCTAGCGGTCAAACTCAAGTCCTGACTCCAAAAACCCGACGTCGACAGGTCGATTTCGGATCTCTTCCTCTAAAACCTGTGAAACTCAACCCGCTTGAAGACCATAAAATCCGACCATTTTTTCCAGATTCCGACCcctttttcacttaaatttgTCGATTTTTGGCATAATAAACACCAGATCTGGCCGGATCAGTGATTTCTCATCAAGATTTGGCAGAAATCTCGTCGGATCCGACGAGATCTCATCGGATCTTGGATGGATCTGGCAAGATCTCGCCGCATTTCGCTGGACACCGGTGAATATTGGGTTCACCCGAAACCAACGACCTCCATCCGACAACTCGAACCGACGAACCCATTACTGTAATGGGTCGGTTGCGGGTTGAAAAATAGCCCACCGAAATGTAACGGGTCGGTTACGGGTTGGGCAAAAACCCAACCCATGGACAGCCCTAGTAGACGCTATCCAAAAGCGTATTAAGAGCAACTACATCAAAGGttgtaaaattttgcaaaatacaaaaaatggttaattttacatattttggcCCAAAAAAATGCTCACATCAATACTTATAAAATTGtgcatatatataaaagcgCTCAATTACCATGCATATATGACGGTTACTGTAACTttacatttaatattttactatttgtttctctctccttcaccTCACTCTCTCTTTTGCATAAttgaaggaaataataaaaatatgtaaaagaatgaatattttattaaataaatatttataatagataaattaatgtggatgttttgtaaaagtgaataaataaaatagaaaaagtatgtttttttaacaaaatagacATAAATTTTACACTCTTTGATGCAGTTGCTCTAAGCTTGTGGTTTAAGGCTTATTCTAGAATTTAACAACTTAATAGGAGCCCAATATTTGAGAAACACAAAGCTCACCCAAGTTTGGGTTTAAGAATTTGGCAAAATGTCTTCATCTTGCCCaagagatgattttttttttttttttaatcatgtcATGCCCCATCcaatatgtataattttaattttttttatgtactaTCATATTACcatctctttcttttctgctcaaaaaaaaaaaaaaaatctctttctttAGTACCTCATTGTTTGCCCCTTCCCATTCTATGTTATCTcgcttactcttttttttttttttttagataaaaggtaaaaaaataaaaactatctcGCTCACTCTTTGCCCCATTGGTGTTGTAGtcaaataataaaatgcatCCTTCCGAACCTCACCCAAGTTTTATGGGTTCGAAGAAAAGGTAAAATGCATTTGTCTCACCCCAAACATGAATTTTGTCTATTTCATCCCATCCCATCCCatacatttaaatttaatttttttaatgtgtatcatattaatattattatctTAAAAGTACTTGTCACTCCCTTTAGGCCTTTCATTATTGCCTCCTCCAATTCTccattatctctctctctctctctctctctcattggtGTCGTAACAAAACATTAAATGCTTTCATCAAAAAACATTAAATGCTTTCATCAATTTCAACTTACTTCGCTGCTATCCTTAATTGGTTTCATAGAATTggaagcaataaaaataaataaaaaagctacAAAGGCACGTCATGTTGCATCacatttagattttaatttgatCATGTGTTTCTAGATGATAGGAGTGACTATTTGTGTTTGCATATTGAGTTCATGTCGTGTTAACTCATGAATATTCGATTATATGAGTCAACACTAATTCGAcatatttattaaatgggtcaagaTTTATTAATCCTAACACAActcatttattaaatgggtcagtTGTGTCGACCTGTTTATTAGAttttaccaaaatgaaaaaaaaatacaaaaacaaacaaataaatatttttaatataaaattcataacTAACGAATAACATCACAAAtaattatctatactattatttaaagaGCTTCCTATTATTTgggatcctcattttttttgttcaaaaatgcccctacatctctatgtttaagtagagacaaaactaaaggtcAATCtgataaaaatacaactctaacttTCACTAAAACATTGCTTAAAAAATAGGACCAATTTCCTATGgttttatccacttataaactagattttcaaaataaaaattatatataaaaaataaatatacaaacttttttttttctacaaaataggatcattAAATCCAAAAAAGCCTTATCTCACACGCATATGATGAGACTAgttcaaaactaaaatatatctcaatatcacaaataatcaatcacattATGTCAAAGAAAGTAAATCACAACAATTAATAAGTTTAAATACCTAATATTTGAAGGGTATATtagtaaaatgtcatttaattaaatgaatcaAACGAGTCAAATGGGTTCTATAAGTTGAACACTAATCCACcaatttattaaacgggttagtcGTGTTAATCCGAATATAACTCGAATCCATTAAATCTCAACTCATAACCTAGTAAGTTCATGTTGTGTGTATATCGTGTTGGATTCATGAATCGTGTCCAATTTTATCATCCCTAATGCTATATAGAACGAAGGATGTGATAATTAACAATGGGTCAATCAACAAAAGgaaaatctcaaaaagaaaaggaaaatccaaaaagaatgGGCCAACTCAGTACTTCTTTAATGGACCCACTTCACTTGTCCAAGAAATAAGCCCACGTCAGTACCGTGAGGATAGATAGGTATGAAAACGACGTCGTTAATGTCtactttgaataaaaataaaataaatatatgaaagtacgacgactccactggggatcgaacccagaatctctggttccGTAGACCAGCGCCTTATCCATTGGGCCATGGAGTCCCTTTTGTCCATCCCCGAAGTTAATTACTATTTAACGTACTTTAAGGACTAGATACTACATTACATTGAAGCCTACAACAAGGTCACCGAGAATAACTTTTGACGTCCATTACACGACCCTGTCGGGTCACCTTTGTTGGCCGCCAATGCCATAGGTTAATATCTTTCGTTGGGTGGCAACAAATTCAACTGCTTTGAAAGCTATGTTACTTTGGATATACTCTTTCTTCTCCTGCCAATTCAACCTTACCCAGACACTGAAATTCTTTGacatataaagagagaaaaagattgTAATTGTAACATAGTacttttggcattaaaaaaaaaaagtgggaatACAGAATCAAGAATCATCATATCATATGTGTTGAAAATTGTACTGTAAAATTCCAtcttttgtgtgtttttgaaaaatgggtAGAAAGCAGTCACTGAGGAACAAAGCAGCTCACTTTGTGTCTGATCTCACCACTGTCATCCTCAACCCCATCTCTGACAAACCTTCCaaacctcatcctcatcctcctACACCTCATGTAAGTATCTCTCTCCCTCTGCTATGCCTTAAAAATCTtgacttttttctcttttttgtggttgattttttatattttaatgcaagtttcagaatttggggGTTTTGGTTATTGGGGTTCTGGTTCTCTATGTGGGTTTTTACTATATATGTTCTACAAGTCATCAAGCTAATTGTTTGGAATCTTAGAGCTCTGATTGGCTCTAACCATAGATGGGGTTTATGTGTATATCTTGTTTGTGATCAATTTATCATACAATGGAAGGTATTTCATtatgaactaaaaaaatatgagaCTGATGGTTAGGATGCATAGCatataggaacaaaacccttCATCCAGATAAACATTAATATTGCTTGAATTATGATTGTGTTGAGTTTAGAATTTAGACTATTCATTAATTTGTCCAGATTCTAACTctgtagtttttgttttgttaggaAGATGTGAGTGAGTCGAAAATAAGTCAACTAGAGTCAATTaacgaagagggttctgggGATTTAGTGGATGGGCCTGATACTTCATCATTTAGCGCTTTTCTCTACTCTCTATTGTCATCCTCTGAGACTGAAGATAAATCAAAATCAGATGAGCAAAAGAATGACGAAGTGGAATCGGGTGACCTGCAATCAGACAATGTAATTAAAGAAAGTGGTGGGAAGAAAAGTTTGTTTTCTAGGGGAAAACAATCACTTGGTAGAGCTATGTACAAGGCTGCAAGAATTGGTGGCTATCGATCCCAGGATCGTAAGGGTGACTCTGAGATGAAAGTTGATGGGAATGATGCTGCTGAATTAGCTGGAGTTGAGATGAAGAATGTGCAAAATGAGAAAGAGTGTCTGGCTTTGATCGAAGTCCCAGACATTTCTGAACCTTCTTTGCTTCTTTCAGAGAAAACCAGAAGTGCTCTTTATGCATCACTTCCCACACTTGTTCAGGGGAGGAAATGGTTATTGCTCTATAGGTGGTGTGAAATTTCATTTGCATAATTGAATTTGGATCTTCctaaagttgtaaaaaaatctTGCTGTTACTATCAATTATGTACTCTTGCTTAACATATCTATTGACCTCTGCAGTACATGGAGGCATGGCATATCACTTTCAACCCTGTACAGAAGGAGCATGCTTTGGCCTGGATCCAGCTTGCtggtaattataaatttttgtttttctggaGATTAACTTGGAATTCATATATTTAATTACTATCTTCGAGTAGAAAATCGTGAAAGATTTATTTAGGTGCTCAAATCATTGAAGAAATATGTTTTTCTTGGAGATGAATTCGTAggcaaaattggattttaacatattttgaaagtttaaattCTTTGAGCAGATGTACATatcaattttccaaattttctagAAGCTTGAGGTTTCAGAACAATTATGTTGTTAATTTGAGAAAGATGAcctcttttatttctattgttaAGCTAGGAGCACAATttgtgttatttaaatttttgggtgTCACTACACACACTTAAATTCAGGATAAAACTTTTGTATTTATCATATGAACTTACTATTCTTTCAGGTGGTTGGAGACCGTCGAGGTGCAGTATTTGGTGGCATGGTTGAGGCCCCTCTAAGACCAACCGACAAGAGAAGATATCAGGTGTTGCTgaaacacataatttttttgggttcattcagctaagtattttgttttatgAATCTTTTTGACACCGGACATTGAACAGGGAACAAATGATACATTTGTTTTTACAAATAAACCGGGTCATCCTGTTGTATTCCGCCCCACAGGTACTTACTACTGCATATTAGCTTTCACAAGCAACTCGTCTGTGATTTCCCATCGACATTTGAGTCTTAGGCTTGGTTTTTCATGTATTCAAAATGGAAAGCAACAAGCTACATTTGTTTTCTCTTGCTTAATCAATGTAGTTAACATTGTTATCACAAACAAGTGGAATGTGTGATAAACATTATGCTTTCTACCAACTAGGAttacaaataacaacaaaaatgatTGCTATACTATTATTCTTTGAGTGCTTAGAAGATATGTATATGCAATGGCTGACCCCAATTAGTCTTTACTCTGTTGAATTGAGGATCCATATGGACATGGTTTTATCCAGAGTGGACTTCCTGGTTGGACTGGGTTAATCATGAACAGAAGTCAATCtattactgtttttttttttttttttttaaattctgaaaACCATGCATTTTAAATAATACCAGTGAAATATGCGAACCATAGGTCAATCCAGCAAACCACTGAACCATTCACCAGTTCAACCGGCTCAAGttgtaaaaatttgaaatggtTACCAATGGGATTCAAACAAAAGACCCCCATGAAATTGTCTCTTTTCTGTGTATCCTAGGTTAGTTCCTAAGAGCTAGATAAAGACAGATAATTTCATCATGGAAAACTGGATTTTGATTTGCTACATTTGCCATTTACTGATCCCCTCCATAAGATTGCATGCTTGATGTAAATTTCCATTTTCTTATTGTCTGAAATTTAATTTGTGTCGGTTTTTTTGTAATGATTTGctggaattcaaaaaaaatttattatttattttcaaaaatgtaTGTTGTCATTTACAAAGTAAATGTCAACACTAAGAAGCTATCatctatatattttagtttCCTGTAACATTTTAATTCTAGGTTTAAGTCAAGCGGTAAAATTAATGAGATCATGGTAGAGATTTGACTCTCTGGTTCTACCTCAAATTGGATGTCATAGAAGTATAATTATGTGGAAAAATTATTAAAGGCATGCACACAGCAGTGTGGTCCTGAACCTAAACCTGCCTTGAAAGGGACCACTTTCTCAGAAGGGtgctgggtttttgttctaCCTTTTTGGTTTGGTATGCAAGACTAATTTTGGTGGAATGCCTTGTTATATATGAGCAGGTGTAAATCGCTATTTCACTCTGTGCTCCACCGACTTTCTAGCAATTGGTGGAGGTGGTCACTTTGCACTGTATTTGGATGGTGATCTGTGAGAATTCTGCCACATCATCCCTCCCCCTTTGTTTTGTTGAATCTTTCTATAGTAGCATACCTTAGTTCCaggataaaagaaaatgttgCTATATTAGTTTTGTAACTATCTTGATTTTTTCTCTTGCAGTTTGAATGGATCAAGTTCTGTTTCGGAAACATATGGAAACCCTTGTCTTGCACACACTGAAGACTTTGAAGTGAAGGAAGTTGAGGTGTGAAGAAAtttattgtctctctctctctctctctctctcacacacacacacagaagcACACATGTTTTCTACAGCTTGGCTTACCAATTATTTGGTTGTGGTGCATTTGTTAATTGATGCAATATCTCTtttgtattgaaaaaaaataataataataatccaaaATTTCTTCATGTAAATGCAGTTGTGGGCCTTTGTATATGCTTCAAAGTACGAGGAAATACTTTCTTTAAGCCGAACAGAGGCACCTGGGATTTGCAGGTGGTAAGTGCTCTGCAAACTCATTTGATGATTGGCCACCTTCTTAGTGAGGTAGCAGCTTTGTACTGTTGCATAATGCTGATTGCTGATTATCTTCCTAGTTGAGAACTGAGAGTGGACGGTCTTTTGTACATACCAAGATATGCTCCAACTCGGTATATTTTTGTACATATGTATTCGCCCCGGTATATACAAAGAGGGCTTGTGTTTTTTGAACTGCCAGTTTTGGGTAA
It encodes the following:
- the LOC126732359 gene encoding uncharacterized protein LOC126732359, encoding MGRKQSLRNKAAHFVSDLTTVILNPISDKPSKPHPHPPTPHEDVSESKISQLESINEEGSGDLVDGPDTSSFSAFLYSLLSSSETEDKSKSDEQKNDEVESGDLQSDNVIKESGGKKSLFSRGKQSLGRAMYKAARIGGYRSQDRKGDSEMKVDGNDAAELAGVEMKNVQNEKECLALIEVPDISEPSLLLSEKTRSALYASLPTLVQGRKWLLLYSTWRHGISLSTLYRRSMLWPGSSLLVVGDRRGAVFGGMVEAPLRPTDKRRYQGTNDTFVFTNKPGHPVVFRPTGVNRYFTLCSTDFLAIGGGGHFALYLDGDLLNGSSSVSETYGNPCLAHTEDFEVKEVELWAFVYASKYEEILSLSRTEAPGICRW
- the LOC126732358 gene encoding annexin D2; translation: MASVKVPALVPSPAEDAEQLRKAFQGWGTNEALIISILAHRNAAQRKIIRETYAQTYGEDLLKDLDKELSSDFERTVLLWVLDPAERDAFLANEATKRLTSNNWIVMEIACTRSSHDLFVVRQAYHARFKRSLEEDVAYHTSGDFRKLLVPLVTSFRYEGDEVNMTMAKSEAKILHEKISDKAYNDEEIIRILTTRSKSQINATLNHYNNAFGNAINKDLKTDPEDEYLKLLRATIKCLTCPEKYFEKVLRLAINKLGTDEWALTRVVTTRAEVDMQRIKEEYHRRNSVPLERAIDSDTSGDYEKMLLALIGHGDA